GAGTGTCATCAAGCACGTTTCCgtaatgaattaaaattcaacaaaataCAGCGTGATAAAACAACGATACAAATCTTGATTTTACAAGTTATCGTTTGTTCTTTGTGATTATGTTTATCATTATCatcatttacttttattaatatgATGACTAGCTTTCCTACCCAAAAGCATGTTATTGTATTAGTAATTTGGTTACCCgaaaaagtataaaaactttttcacTGGCTACCCTCTTTTGGTTACTTCCTATGGTTGTAAATATTTGGAACATCTTTACTTTCCTTCTTCATCGTTTTAGGAAAGACGACATTGTTCTTTATATTTCGCATTACTGCATGGTCGGTGAATCATTTATTTGACCAATGATTCAAGTCTTATACTCTCCAATTGATTTAGAGAATTAATACTTGGTAACTCGTCTCCATTGTAAATTAGGTCAAAGCAATGGGAACTATTCTCCATAACTACCTAACCCAGTGTTTTGTACTTCTGGAAGcattataaataatttcttttgaaaaataattgttagaatttcatttttaggGACATTTAAAATGATTAGGAAATTTACACTGCTATGTACATTTAATTATGCCCACATAGATTGAAACGCACCAATAAAATTTGTGAATTTCcataaaaaatgcattttaGCAGTAGATTATTGACGGTTTATGTATTCACAATGTCACatcgattttttaaagaagaaattatGAGTAAGCCCTAGGAATTCCAAAAGAATTGATAATTAATCTATACCTATATGTTAATCTAAAGATGCGAAAGatcaaaatgttttataCTATCTCCTTGACCATTAATGCATCCGACGTTTTTAAGATTTATCTCTGACAGTAACGATGCGGTATACTAGCTTTTCGAATAAACGTTCCGACAGGAATTTACCAAACCCATGAACGGTTATGGTTGCTCTGTCTTGTTTATTCAGTAGATGCATAAATTGCATCCATCGCAAAATGTAGCGATGTATCATGACTACGATACAAGACTCGTTGGACTAAATAGAAAACGAAAACGCCAATTTgcatttcattatttaaacCTAACcaaatgtatttatttaaaaaaaaaaaaaaaaaaaaaaaaggttacTATTCATGCTCCTTGACAATTTCATGAAACTAGGGAATTAGCCTTGAAAGAACTACATcaaagttgtttttttcacTCTCTGTTATGCAGGATCGAGCAAATTTTCTATATGTAACCAATTTTACTAACGAAAGACAtatggaaaaaatattattcaaCGAGATACGCCATTTAATAAATGCAATagatatataaaatatcgataaatatatttaagaGTAACCATAAATGGCGTTAAACAACTTGTGCAGTAAATGATAGATAAATTGGTATGAAAGTTCagtaaaaaaggaaatcgAGCTCTAAGATCTGAGCATATTTGAACAAATAATCTGAGTAATTTAGAAAGTTCACAAGCCTGCGAGgagaaaaagttaaaagcatataagaaattaaaacttTTCTAGACTAGGGTCCTTATGGCCATCATGCTTTCCTAAAAAATCGTCTAATTGTAAGGATTTAGGCTCTGCAAACAGTTTGCTATAAGGACCTAAAAGGATGGAAAAAGCCACAAACTTAATACCACCATTTACTATTTTAAGGTACTCAAGAGTAGTATCATCGTATTTCCAaagtttttgcaatttGTCGAAAATCACTAAATCATTAAATGCAAAAAGAATGATGATAGCCAAAGTCAAGGCAAACAAATTCCAACGGGTATCAAATTGGGAGGCCTTTTTCAAACGGAAACGGAATGCTAGAACTGCCCCAAGAAAGGTAATTAGAGGCAAATACaagaatttattaaaaaccCAAACCATTCGCAACACACAAGCCTTATCACTGCCAGAAATGTAAAGAAGTGGATATACCATTGGAGCCACATTGACTAAGAAAGCTTGTCCACATGTcaataaggaaaaaaacaaaaccatttttttggatgTTCGACGAATTGTGCCAAATCCAAGGACAGTGGTGGTAATAAATAGGCTATATAGCGCATATTCGATACCATCACCAAGGAAATATGTAAAACAAGAAACAACAAAAGGAACTAAGTACTCATCTGGGTTATCAATGCTGAAAATTCGTTGCTTTACAGGgtgatttaaaataaaaaaggaaaaccAACAAAACAAGCAAACTTGAACAAGATGTAATTTGGTGCGACTACAAATACAGCGAATAGCCCACCATAATGAGATTAAGCCATATACGATAGAAAATGATAAGAAAATTTGTCGTTGAAGTTTTAACGTCACGGGTACATtagaattaaaagaatcaaACTCAATTGTTACAATAGGTTCGGAGTTCTCACCAATGACAGTTTCCTGATGAGCGACTTCTTGATATCCAACAAAACAGTAAAATCCTTCATCTTCCACAGGTATTGAATAAGTACGGTTAACTGCCGAATCAAGAGAAACAACTAGACTCTTTCTCAGATTCTCCAAAAACACTCTATCCAATCCACTATACTTTCCACCATTGTCAATAATATGTTTAAATGCTTGAAAGGGAGATGGATGATAAAACAAACCAAATCGAGCTATTCCTTCAACATTCTCCTTTAATTGAAGTTTAGCGTAAGGTGCTCTTGAGCTATCACCGTCCTCGCTTTCTATTGCATCAAGATAACCACAATATTCAAAACCACTTCGATCTACAGGGGAATGTAAGCCTAAGTCACTTTGAAAAGGGATAAACATCATCCGATCTCCGAAACCACCTTTCACATCCGGCTTCATCGACAGCATCTCAGAAGGACCTTTTTGTTCTAATGACTGAGGAACTTTCTCAATCGCCCCCTCTACTGAAGAGGCACAAGTAGCGGTTGACATAACGAGAGCACTAAGGCATAATGGGAAGAGTTTCATGCTGTGTTCTGGCAAGCAAacaatcaaaataaaaataataaaacgaTTAAGGTTAATTGAGTAACTAATGGGTTGAAACCAATGCAAAGTcaaaatgtaaattatagatataaattattaaggTTAAAGGTTCCTATGTGTTGTAGTAAGGTTGAAAATagataaatgaaaaaagcGAGAAAAAGTGGAAGTCAAAACGGATTGTACGTTGTCCTCAAGCGAACGGAGGCAATTCTACACTACGTTGTGTATCACTATCTGTTACATGTTCAAATGTTCAATTTTGCTCTATCAACTTTACATGATAAGTTATCAATACGGATATAATATCATTTGTAGTAAGGTAACTAACTATCAGTTACAAGTGttgctttttcaaatgctATAAATTAGAGAACAAAATGAAactcgttcctcagttcagttataagctatattagtgataggtaacaaTATAACCtagttaatacaatacctatactaGTTGCTACGTATGTTACCTGCGTATTgcaatataatagatcacaaggaaaactcaccgcagttctacgtatcgTTGAAACGGATATCAAACTGTGCAGATGACATATCAAATATGTAGCAGACGTAATTTTCCACGCAAATCTTCTCCAAATCTAACTACTAAGTCAAACAAACCTCTTCTTCAACGCGATATTTAGACGAATCTTAATTCTTTCTCATATCGAAAACCCTTGAATCGGGAGCTTGACTGAGAGGGAATGAAATGTTATGCGCAACCAAGTGATATAAATTAGTATATGGACTTGAAACATGAAAGTTGGTTATACATACAAAAGAGTATAAATAAGCCAAAGTGTGATAGCGACATTAGCATTGTTAGTAAATGGATGCTTGAGTGTTTGAATACTTTTTCATGAACAAGTCCTATAGACGGAcagaaaatatattatttagGGTCAAGATGCAAGTgggaaaaattttttttggcgtAAAGTAGATCTACATAGCGCATTAATTGACTTGTAAGGTGTGATGTTTAAAAACCACGCTTTTAATAAGGAAGCTAATATAGACAGATATATCCATTGAATACAATAATGGTTGGGAAGTTgcctaaaaaaaaaaattgtttccGAATTTGATCTGTTCGATAAGCTGCGCTATGTGAACATTATTTATACAACAAGCATCTATTCTAGATCCTCGTTATATCGTCTCGTTATTCCTTTTACGAATCATACAACCTAGTGCATTCGCAAACGATGACACCGATAAATAGGGTAAACCGTTAAACACCGAAATCCGAGCGTCTCAATGTTTTGAGCAAAAATACACATAAAAAAGGTATGGGATTTTTGATCGtgcattttcttttttaagcgGCTTTTCGTGTATGTTTATGAGTAGCAGAAGACTGTATATTCGATATGTATTTTGGTTGTCTACCATACCACGTACTTACGACTTCTAACATAAAAGTTCTTCATTGAATACTTTGTTTGGTTTaaacttcttcattttgtCAATCGCTTCGGAACTAATGAATAAAGCCTCGCTTTTCGGATTAAGCTATTTCTCCGGTTCGTTCTAACTGGCTAGTGACTACTTTCCCCCCGTAGATCATGGCGTTATGATGTCATATATGCtaatctttttcaaaaaagaaaatatataagAAAATGGTAATATGTCTTCTCCTTTATACTAGctttaaaagcaataaaagATCGTTATTTGACTTTGcaaaaagttgttttaCACTATTACACTCACTTGGTTTTACATGGCTAATTGTGCTTACAAATCGTGTCGcagtattttttattatctgCAGTGAAAGTGAACgattactttttttcatcgacaaatttttttaattacttaTTTTGCACTTTTTTGtcgtttattatttttgtcaAGCGCGCGTTGAATCCTAGTTTGCATTCGAACAAACTTGCTAGCGACTGGTCGCTTACTAATTTATAGACTTGACCATACGTAACTTTTTCCCTACTGACCTTCGctttaaaagagaaattccttttctatttcataaccatttttattataatttattattccaTTTACATTCCTATATTTTGCATTTGGAATTTCGTTGTAAACGTCTACTTGTgtgttttaatttcatttactgGATTTAATTTAACTGCGAAAAGTGaggtaaaattttttccctctgttttatttcatttccaCAGCATTCATTAGAGTAGTAATAATTCTAGATTGGCAATGTCTACTAACCCGAATGCCGGTATACAACCATTAACGAATTCAATCTCCCAGTCTGCTTCGGCTCATCCGGAACTATATCATACCACAAGCCATGAGTCTGTTAGTACATATCAATTGCAATCACAGCTTTCTCATTCTGCAACGTCCAACCTCTCAACAGCTGCCAATTTTCATACCAGACCACCGATTGctaatgatgaaaatgcTCAAAATTTGTCAACCGTGAATAGCTCTCACTCATCAGAACTTTCCAAGGCTAACCTAGTTGATGTGGAGAAGTGCATTCAGGACCCCCTTTTGCAAATATTTCCCACCGTCGAGGATCCTGATCGGTTTGTCTTTTCAATAGACCCAAAAAGCCCTTTGATCGCTGTAAATTGGccttttagaaaaaaactgaaaatcACTTGTGTTTATTCATATGTCGCTTTGTGTTCTACTTTTGCATCATCTGTCTTTTCCGTTCCTGCCGAAGCTATTACTACCATTTTTCATATCAGTTTAACCGTTTCTTTGTTAACTATGACCGTATTTTTATGTGGTTACATTGCAGGACCTATTGTTTGGGCTCCTCTGTCTGAGCTTAGCGGCAGAAAGCTTCCCCTACTGATTGGAATGTTTGGATTCGgtattttcaatattagTGTTGCTGTTGCAAAAGATATCCAAACAATAATGATGTGTCGATTTTTCAGCGGTTTCTTTGCTAGTGCTCCTCTTACTGTCGTTGCTGCAGCATTTGCTGACATGTATTCTAACAAGCATCGAGGTACCGCTATCACCATCTTTGCTGCACTAGTGTTTGATGGTCCCTTGGTGTCACCTATCATCGGTGGATTTCTTACAAAATCATACTTGGGTTGGAGATGGACAGAGTACATTACTTCGTTTATGGGGTTTTTCGCTTTAGTAATTGTTTATCTATTTTGTGATGAGACATACTCCAAGGCTATTATACGAAATAAGGCAAAAGAGTATCGAGCTATGAGCGGGAATTATTTTGTCCATGCTAAATCAGAAGAGGAGGTGCTTACCGTACCTGACgttgcaaaaaattatttgttgGTTCCAATGAAACTGTTGTTTACGGAGCCCATCGTTTTCTTAATTACACTGTATAGCTCATTTGTTTATGCTatcctttatttattacttGAGGCTTATCCCATCATCTTTAGCGAGAAACGACATTTCTCTATGGGTGTTGCCGAATTACCATATATCGGTCTCTTGGTTGGAGTTTTCATTGGCTCTGCCATCAATATTTCCTTCGAGCCATGGTACTATAGAAGATGTTTGGCACTTGGTGGGAAGCCTGATCCGGAAGCTCGTCTACCTCCAATGATGATTGGCTGCTTTATGTTTCCAGCCGGTATTTTTTGGTTATCATGGTCCGGTTATTACTCTTATGTACATTGGATTGTGCCTACATTATCCGGATTAGCTACAGGTTGTGGAATcttactaatttttttacaatgtctaaattatttaatcgACGCGTACTTGTTTCGAGCTGCTTCTGCAGTTGCTGCAAACACTATTATGCGAAGTGCAATGGCGGCCGGATTTCCATTATTCGCAGTGCAAATGTTTCACAATATGGGTGTTGGATGGGCTGGCTCACTTTTGGGCTTTATTGCAGTTGCTTTAATCCCCATGccttttgctttctttttctttgggCGGAAGATTCGTGAAAAAAGCAAGATGGCTGTTGTATTGTGAGGCGTCAACAAAATGGTTAGACTTTAATTCACTTTTTGacttaatttaattttctctGTCTCCGGGTTTGAACGAGaaggaaatatttttatatatgtctaaataaatacatGAAAGAACgtatgtatttttattttttgttgttcGCTTAAAATTCGTTATCGGTAAAActtatttttgattttcagTCTAAATTTTCGCATTGTTTACTTTGCAggtttttctgtttttacttttttttgtt
Above is a genomic segment from Schizosaccharomyces pombe strain 972h- genome assembly, chromosome: III containing:
- a CDS encoding spermidine family transporter, whose amino-acid sequence is MSTNPNAGIQPLTNSISQSASAHPELYHTTSHESVSTYQLQSQLSHSATSNLSTAANFHTRPPIANDENAQNLSTVNSSHSSELSKANLVDVEKCIQDPLLQIFPTVEDPDRFVFSIDPKSPLIAVNWPFRKKLKITCVYSYVALCSTFASSVFSVPAEAITTIFHISLTVSLLTMTVFLCGYIAGPIVWAPLSELSGRKLPLLIGMFGFGIFNISVAVAKDIQTIMMCRFFSGFFASAPLTVVAAAFADMYSNKHRGTAITIFAALVFDGPLVSPIIGGFLTKSYLGWRWTEYITSFMGFFALVIVYLFCDETYSKAIIRNKAKEYRAMSGNYFVHAKSEEEVLTVPDVAKNYLLVPMKLLFTEPIVFLITLYSSFVYAILYLLLEAYPIIFSEKRHFSMGVAELPYIGLLVGVFIGSAINISFEPWYYRRCLALGGKPDPEARLPPMMIGCFMFPAGIFWLSWSGYYSYVHWIVPTLSGLATGCGILLIFLQCLNYLIDAYLFRAASAVAANTIMRSAMAAGFPLFAVQMFHNMGVGWAGSLLGFIAVALIPMPFAFFFFGRKIREKSKMAVVL